The Glycine soja cultivar W05 chromosome 9, ASM419377v2, whole genome shotgun sequence sequence tctGAAGTATTTATAGAGGATTTACATTTACTCCATCCTAAAGAGATGAGTGAAGGTTTAAACATACAAAATGTCAAATGTGAGACCTTATTTATCTTGCTTCATTTGACCAACTCCTTCGGAGTATTAAATGGTTAATATAAACATTATGAATTTACAGTAACAATATTATGAATCATACTAATAGATAACTTTATTGAGAAAATTGTTTAACAATTAACAGTATGAAACTGATTTTGCACGAAATGTACCAAAATGGTAAATGAATGGCCATGCATGATTTTCGTCAAAAATGTCAAATTCCTCTTTCGTCAAAACTACATTGCAAAAATGGTCCCTGAATATTCATCTCCTTGCGTCACCAAACTGAATATACATAATTTTCACCAGGGGTGGCCACCCCTTAATTTTCACCGAGTGATAGTGAATACTAACATGTTGCGTTTTACTTTAGCCTACTGTTGCCGTTCTGTTTCTTTATTATTCATTGCCAGTCCAGTGACTATTGAAGttgttgtctctagaatattttttttataactatgtTATTAGTAAGAGTATTTATCGATTTTTTTGATAACTAATTTTTGTTGAACAACTTATTTAGTCATTTTTAGTGGGATTCTCACCTTCTAAatcataatcatattttttttcatatagaaGACTCGAATCGAAATCTTGCTTAAAGGATCTGAGTATAATAACACTTGAACTAACGACTTATCTCTAGATTTATTTTTGTCCAAAGTAAGAagtaagataataataataatttagagGGGTAAATCAAATGTATCTACTAATGTACATAGAGGATTAGAAGTGAGTGACGTGAATAAGTGAGATcccataataattttttgagaGAGAGACTCCATAACCATAAGAATGACAAGACTTTATTCCAGTTTTACCAATCTAAACAATTCGCCAAGACATGCTTTTACCAGCATGGGGTCTCCAAAAATCAATTGTTTAAGTTACATGTGTACCAAAAAGGAACTTATAATTATGAACCTTCACAGCATTTTTGTGAGTTGGATCCAGCAGACCAACACCTATGAATGACCCTCAATGTTTGCGGGTAGGCTTGATAACTAACATCAGCAAAtctagtgaaaataaaaatgctacAGAAACACTTTTCTAGACTTCAATAATTGGAAAGagatttacttattttaagcGTAAGTCTTGTTTAAATTACTCCGTTTAATACTCTTTATAAACATTAAAGTTCATTAGAATGGCACAAGTCTTTGCCAGCCTCAATTCCTTTTAATATCATACTAGAGAAAAGAAATGGCTAAGCCCCAACATTAAAAAGCAACACTACAAAGTGAACAAGCCCCCAAAGTAATCATCTCGAATCAGCATTCCACAACCTAAAAGAGGAATGGGAGCTTTACGAAGTGCTAAtagtaaccaaaaaaaaaaagtattgtagCACTAGGGAATTTGATTCATTGCATTCATGACGAGCCTTTCTATTGATGATGAAGaaattgcttttacttttggtccATGGTTTGGTTGGAAAGggatgaattataaaataagggGGGCATTTATGATTTAACCACGcaagccaaaagaaaaagaaaaaacacaatgaCAAGttattaaagaaaacaaatagctgaaacgaataaaataaaaataaaattccctTACCTAGGCTACAACCTTAATGTCCAAAACATTCACATTCATTCACATAAAAGCTGGTCCTTAGTTAAGGACACAGGAAAATGTCACACCTTAAAAGGTCACCACCACCATGACCATATGAGCCAGTGGCCAAATTCTAGAAAACTGGTGTGGTGTTGATGGTTAAagtaattaaagtaaaattcaaATCAAAGACAGCTACTACAATTTCCCAGTTCTTGAACAATGGCTTCCATGCTTGGCCTCTCAAATGGAGACTCATGGGAGCAAAGTAAGGCCATTCTCGCTAGTTTGGCCGCCTCGTATTCAAAGAACTTGCCATGCAAGTTCGGATCAATAAATTCTGGGAACTTGAAGGACTCAGCAGCAAGGCGCATTGCGCTTGTGATCTTCTGCTTCCCCGTGAGGATCTGGAAAAGAAGCACCCCAAACGCATAAACGTCACTTTTCTCTGTGAACCGCCCAGTAGTGGTGTATTCTGGAGCTAGGTAGCCCTTTGCTGCACTACCCTTTAGTGCAGAGAAGACGATGTCATTGGTGAGAAGCTTGTACAAGCCAGAATCTGAAAGCAATGGGTTGTATCGCTGATCAATGAGCACTTTCTCAGCTGAGATGTTTTGGTGAACAAGAGCTTGTTTCTTTGCTTTGTATGCATGTAAATATGCTATACCTGGTTAAGAAAACAAGGTTTCAGTATGCACATGAAGATTGGAAACCATGAGAATATGAATTCAAATGAATGCAAATTGATCACAGCAATGTTGAAGGAAATTTAATCTACAATTAGGCAAGAGGTTTGTCATTAAGCcagcaataaaaaaaagaaaccaaGAATATGTTTATCTATAGatagaaatagaataaaatataatgtgtaacaaaaataatataatatatatatactatgtaAGTGGTGTTGGCATCTCTTGAAGCATCCATGAGTAACAGTGAGAAAAGAGATGCTCTCAGTTATTCACCAACCACTGCCTTTTCTTAGCAATAGCATGCTGTTGGTGTATACTTTATATCTCAGAATATTTAAAAGATGCTGATTGCTGAAGTATCAAACTATCAGAAagtaaatcattttaataaagGGTATGATAGAAGAGTAACCTTTAGCAATCCCTTTCACAATAGAAACTCTAGTTGACCATTCAAGGACTTCTCCATCACCTTCCTTCACGTCAAGGTAGCATGACAGATTTCCATTAGAAACAAAATCGTAAACCAGGAAGCATTCACCTCGTCCCCTTGAACAACAGAATCCTCTCAGCCTCACTAAATTCTCATTCCTCAGTGAGGTCAAGATGTTCAATCCCTTCAAAAATTCAGCCTCATCCGATTTGCAACTAGTTTTACTAATACTCTTGACAGCAACAACAGATCCATCTCTTAGAACTCCTTTATACGTTGCACTGAAGTTGCTTTTCCCCAACAAATTCAGTTCCGAGAAATATTGAGTAGCTGACTCCACTTCTTCCAAGTTGAACCGGAAACTCTGGAACATGTCTTGCCTATCCCCATTGACATTCTTGCCATCAGCCAAAGGGTCCCATCCATTAGAGTACTCAAGGCTGACCAAAGGAGATCCATTTTTCCTGTATATACTCTTGGCTTGATCTGTACTTAGACGACCTTCAGAGATATCAAACGTGCTTCCAAGCTTTTGTTTCCGCCGACGATACATAGTGAAGGTAAAAATACCAATTGCTGATACAGCAATTGTAACCAGAACAATGCCAACTGTAATAGATGCCGCTTGTTTGGATCTTGATGGATTTCGGCACTGAGTTGTATTGCAAGGCAACTTTACATTAGCAGTTTCTGGGATATCTCTAGAAAGACCACCAACCCCAGCTCCATAAGGTTCCGGTCGAGTGAGATTGGCATGATCTGAAGCAGTGCAAGCTTTCAAGGATGAAAACCCAACTCCACATAACCCCACATTATGTTCAAACACAAATCCTTCTTCTAGTCTCTTCAGAGCTTCATTAAACGAAGGAAAgcaaaataaacttattttagttTGATCGTttccaatgataaaaaaaaaaaaaaacatatcaatGAAGAAATGGACAgaagcaataaaataaaatgaaaggagTAGCATCATTATTACCAGGAGGTACATTCCCAGAGAGAGTATTGTTGTGAACATCCAGAACTTGCAGCAAAGGAAGATCAGCGAGTTTAGTGGGAATGGAACCAAAGAGATTATTAGAGCTCAAATCTAGCCTCATCAACATTCCCAAATCACCTAGACTAGCAGGGATAGCTCCAGCAAACTGGTTTGACTGAAGAGCAAGGACACTGAGCTTTTTCAAATCACTAAGCTGTGTAGGGATGCTTCCTGTTAACTGATTATAACAAAGCTGCAAAACTGCATAGAAAGTAAAAATTGCAAATCAGCACACTCCCAGATTCGAACCACCAgtcaaaacattatttttatgaaaaaacaaagaaaacattaggaaaaaaaaatcaaatcttgGGTTGCAACTTCTGTTCTAAGGAACAAATACTAATACAGGGAAAAGATCAGTAACAGTCACTAAAGTGAAATGTGGTTGTTGTCAACAGTAATATGTTCAGATTTATTTCATGAACAATTATAAAGTGCTGGAATTTAAAATGGCATTCATTGAATTAAACCCTTCATTTATCCAGGAAAAAAGTATgagatttcaagaaaataaaaacattaaatagagTTTAGAAACTGGGACAGGAGGTTAATAATACTATTCCTCTTTCATTGCCTTGTTCACAGTTCACACCTACCTCTTCTCTTCAAAAAAAAGTTCACACCTACCTCTTGCAATTAAACCAGAAGAAATCAGTTTGTCCAAAATGGTCTTTACAATAGCATAAAGCGTCTCTAAAGGAGATTTCTCTAAAAACATGTCCATAACCATATAGTGCAAAagcattcaaaaccaaaattccTTTTTTCCTTCACGTTAACTATTTTGGAATATCGCAGTGCAATAGAACCAACCAATTaaatggagaagaaaaaaaggacaaaagaattcaatcaaagaaaaacaaaacttaatggcacagcaaataaacaaaaccaagctCAAATCTTTCAGCAAAACCCACAACAACCCAACATGTAAATGAACACAAAAGGCTTTAAAAAAGGACCACAAGAACCCAAATCAAGCAGCAGACACCGAAAGTTTCAATCTTTCCACAAAAAACAGAATCATCATACCTTGCAGACTCTCCATCATGCCAATCTCAGGTGGGATTTCACCAGACAAGTGATTCACATTCAAATACAAGTCACTAAGCTCAGTCAAGTTAGCAAGTTCCCTTGGAATCTCTCCATACAAAGAGTTGTAGTGCAAGTAGAGTCCTGTCAAGTGCTTGAGTCCAGCAATGGCTGGTGAGAGCTTCCCAGAGAGTCCTTTTCCCTGCAAAGACACATTTGCCACTTGACCCTTCTCATTGCAAGCCACTCCCTCAAAGGAACCACCACATGGGGTGCCATCAATAGTCCATGAGGACAGAAAGTGCCCTTCTGGATCCAAACTAGATTTCAAGTCCAAAAGTGTTCTAAGCTCATCATTGCCATAGACACATGTTGGGTTAAAGAACAAAGCCAGAAgtgaagtaagaagaagaaggagatgcACTGAACAAGCCATGTTCAGATGAGAATGGttaaaaattcaatcaaaagctcagttgtttgttgtttttcttaACTCAGGTTTGTGTTTCTGGAGACTGTTTTACTAGATTCTGTAACAGTAGTGTTTGTGTTTagctttgtgttttttttttattttctctctaccAAGCCAAGAAGAGAGAGGAGGTGGTGGAAGTGACCAAAGATGCAGGAAGAGGACAAGTCAGAAACTAAAGAGAgaacagaaaataataatagataacAGTAGTAGTAACTTTTAATACTactattgtttaattttcagtTTCTGATTAATTTAAATAGAGATTAAatgagttattaatttttaggttaaattattcgGTTGATtgttgaattatttgagattttttaattaatttcttagagttaattttttaattgcatgcttaatcatataattttcttaattcgattgttaatcatatttttaattgagttttaaagtttttttaaaattcttacaaattattattttctaacaatattaaattgtcataaaataattttaataacatttttttttattttcgggatatattaaaaaaataatttaaagccttattttaaatgttttaaataatttaaaaatcaactgAGTAATTTTACCTCATTTTCAAGTGTTTAATAGAGTTTAAATGTGTAATAAATTGGCAACATTTGTAAAACtgatttttaatactattattttccgctaaaaccaattttaaatacaataatttatgtttgaatatactgttataaaaataagttatcaacaaaataactatatataaaacttttatCTTGGATTTCAAAAGtgatttttatttagaaaatataagattgattaggtagtaaaaaaatattatgatttcaatcatttcaattaatgaaaattgataaattaataattaatatttatcaataagaaaagattattttagttgaacaatattaataaattctagttctgattttaatttcaaataataataataacaataataaagaaaagcTAATAATGAAACTGTAAGAAAGGGAGTCAGAAGCAGTGTTGCATTGCTTATGATGCACTTTCATAGTTGCATTTGGGGTACTCCAAGTCCAAGTTCAAAGTAGTATGTATTCAGACAGAAGACATGAACATGACATTTGTCCTCTGATATTGCTGTATAGTTCACCTAATCATCTTCATTCCTTGGGACTGAACTCCAAAAAGTGAGACTTTTATTTTTGGTGTGCTGAAAAAGTAAGATAGGGTCACTGTGTTTGTTTGCCATGCTAGATTGTGCGGCAGCACTATGATAACCAAAATCAATATACAGAGATTGTATCATGCTAAGAAATGTGACTTACTAATTGtttgaacatatttttttttaaaggtgtTTGAACTTCGaacatattaaatttaatgatgTGAGAAGTTGAAAATatcaaattgtttgaaaaagTCCAATCAGCGCTCATCTGTTGAGTTTGTTTGGACATTtctgaatttttgttttgagagaaaaatatattttgaacctttctttcttttgtttttttcttttttgttgtgacAAAACATCCCTTTCTTTTATGGTTTAGCtggtttaaaaataatttgaagtattaaaaataaaattgtcggAAGTGGTATTTCATTTGCTTTAAAATGTTTAACCTTTTAAAGTttgtctaaaatatttttatttgaaattcaatatatatatatatatattacaatggTTTAAATTGTACACCAAACTTCAGTTCAAACTTCAAATGGTCTAATTATCCCTTATAATGTACTTCATTTTAGTTTGAGTACAGATATAAGTATCCGAACCGATTATACcatgaaatgaaaaatttactaattttatattgaatttaatttttaggctaaattttaattttgtttccatATTTgtcaaattcataaattttagtttcttttaattttaattgtaatattcaatcctctaattttataaattgtaatagattattaacaaatatttccaattaattaagttattaaattaattataaattaattaaaatcattattattaaaaaaattaataaaaattattaataatctcAATTCTCCACAACATtgtgttttttctctttttctcttctatgtAAACATCTTTTTCACCTCATTGTTGTAGGTAACTCAACATTATgattaatagttttttattaaaGGTTTTTTAATGAttgataatttttgtttaatttatgattaatttaatatctttattaatcataattattagttaataatttatcaagaagattaaaattatcattttataaaattaggagAAAAAATTAGGAGaactaaatattataattaaaaattgaaaaaaccaacatgaatttaaaaaattagatgaatcaaaattacaatttaacctaATTTCTAAAACGGTGGTGcattagtttttgttttccttatttgcatAGAATAATACATCACGAATCAAAGACATTTACACactaaaaaaatacacttaTACACCAATTTAGATTTTCCAAATAATACATAAAACACTAGAATGAATTGTAATGCATCATAAGACCAAGGCCTTGTATAGTATGCTGATCATAGTATAGTGTGAATAAACTCTATTAATACCAAATAGCATGCCAAAGAAAAGAATCATTTCAGAGTTATTGTTGCCAAAAACTATCATTGTTTTTGCGTAAAACGGCAAGTTATATATTTAGACAATGCTATCATATTTCCAGCTACTTttccattatattttaaaattctattaatcattattaatttattacggGAATTTTCactcaattatattaaatatgaatatgaattaataataatattaatatttacttGAAAACTATGCTTCagtaacatataattttttttgttcataaatAATGAAATCGAAAATTTTCCCAGTTAAAACGAATTACCATAAATTGGTCAGTATGAAAGTAAAAAACTaccaaaacatgaaaacatcGAGTATTACCAGAAACACATTATTTCTTagcattattatatttatattattcgaCATTTCGATTATGATTTATCTcacttcatttattatttttttggtactgACACTCTAACTTTATCACCTCATTATAGTGAGATTGCGAGGTGACATACAGCTTGCAATTGTATCCAGGAATTACATTCTTTTTTCAAGTACGTTATGAGTCATGTTTTGCATCTTTTGCTTAGTTAAACCTCATTTAATGCTAAAAAGAGTAATGATACTTAAACTGatactactatttttttttctcttttttttttacatcttaTTATCATACCTATACTTAATGTCACGTatcatttttctaataaaaaaaatatttagtgaacaccaaaaaacttaatttagtatttttttttagtttgatttattttttgtatttaaccTAGTCATAGTCCATTTAATATTTTGACAAAATATAtgcaaattcttttttatatgatcatcaagttataaaaattttaaaatataaaaataaactacatTTTATTAtacgtattaaaaaaattatatgaatacGAAAAAGttatatgattatattttaaaagtgttcatcaatataaaagatttaaatattattgacatctgctgaataaaaaaattaggcaAAACGTAATAATATGAcaactttaattttcaaaattggtCAAACAaggattatataatttatattatcgaGCTTAGTTCAGTTCTGATTGGGCACAGAACT is a genomic window containing:
- the LOC114368637 gene encoding somatic embryogenesis receptor kinase 4-like: MACSVHLLLLLTSLLALFFNPTCVYGNDELRTLLDLKSSLDPEGHFLSSWTIDGTPCGGSFEGVACNEKGQVANVSLQGKGLSGKLSPAIAGLKHLTGLYLHYNSLYGEIPRELANLTELSDLYLNVNHLSGEIPPEIGMMESLQVLQLCYNQLTGSIPTQLSDLKKLSVLALQSNQFAGAIPASLGDLGMLMRLDLSSNNLFGSIPTKLADLPLLQVLDVHNNTLSGNVPPALKRLEEGFVFEHNVGLCGVGFSSLKACTASDHANLTRPEPYGAGVGGLSRDIPETANVKLPCNTTQCRNPSRSKQAASITVGIVLVTIAVSAIGIFTFTMYRRRKQKLGSTFDISEGRLSTDQAKSIYRKNGSPLVSLEYSNGWDPLADGKNVNGDRQDMFQSFRFNLEEVESATQYFSELNLLGKSNFSATYKGVLRDGSVVAVKSISKTSCKSDEAEFLKGLNILTSLRNENLVRLRGFCCSRGRGECFLVYDFVSNGNLSCYLDVKEGDGEVLEWSTRVSIVKGIAKGIAYLHAYKAKKQALVHQNISAEKVLIDQRYNPLLSDSGLYKLLTNDIVFSALKGSAAKGYLAPEYTTTGRFTEKSDVYAFGVLLFQILTGKQKITSAMRLAAESFKFPEFIDPNLHGKFFEYEAAKLARMALLCSHESPFERPSMEAIVQELGNCSSCL